The genomic stretch ACATTAAAAACTTCTAAAAAAACTCATCAATTCAGATATCAGATGCTCAGTGGAAATATCATCTCCGCTGAGCATTATTTTTGCCTGCTCATAATACATCTCCCTGTCCGCCAAAAGGTCTTGTAGCTTTAGTCTGATCGCAGAGGTGTCCATCCCCCTAAACATCGGCCGCTTATCCGCCTCATTCTCCGTGAGCCGCAGAAGCAGTTGCTCGATGCTCACATTCAGGAAGACGGAAATCCCGCGCTGGTTGATCAGCTCCATATTTTCGTTGAAACAAGGAGCCCCACCACCTGTCGAAAGCAGAAAAGAAGAATCCCTATTCAGAAACTTTTCGATCATCTTGGTTTCCAGACGGCGAAAATACCCCTCTCCTTCGTCCATAAAAATATCGGGAATGCTCTTACCTTCCTCCTTTACGATCTCCTCATCCAGATCATAAAAATCAAAATCCAACTGTCTTGCGACAGCTTTGCCCAAGGTGGATTTCCCACTCCCGGGCATCCCTATCAAAACGATCTTTGCGGAATTATTCATTAATAACGGTAACTATTTTTCACTTCCTCCAGGTCGGGAGCATTGTTAATATGATATTTTTTCAGCACAGTACCATCTTTCAGCAGCACTATCCCCGGATTGGAGCGTATAATGGTCTTTAGCACAGTGGCATCACCAAAATAATAAGGAACCTCCCAACCTTGTACCGCCATCACCTGTTCTATTTCATCTGCCGCCGTCGCAGTGACAATCACCGTTTCCACCCCTTCGACATCCATGATATCATCCAAGTTACCTAGCTTTTTGGCATCCATCTTATCATAACTGCTGATCACAATCAACAATTTGTCCCCTTCCAAAATCGCTTCCGTAAAATCGCCCTCATCGTTCCATACTCCAAAATCGGCTATCTTGGGCAGCGCATCTGGGTTCTTCAGCTGCATGTCCACAAATTCATAACGCTCATCGGTAGGGTATTCATCCATCACGATTTCCTCTCCATCCTTTTTCATAATATAGCGATACTCCAGCACCCCTGATGGCTGCATGGCCTCGGTGATATCCACCCCTTCCTTAT from Echinicola soli encodes the following:
- a CDS encoding shikimate kinase, which produces MNNSAKIVLIGMPGSGKSTLGKAVARQLDFDFYDLDEEIVKEEGKSIPDIFMDEGEGYFRRLETKMIEKFLNRDSSFLLSTGGGAPCFNENMELINQRGISVFLNVSIEQLLLRLTENEADKRPMFRGMDTSAIRLKLQDLLADREMYYEQAKIMLSGDDISTEHLISELMSFFRSF